In one window of Accipiter gentilis chromosome 28, bAccGen1.1, whole genome shotgun sequence DNA:
- the TIA1 gene encoding cytotoxic granule associated RNA binding protein TIA1 isoform X3, with protein MATGKSKGYGFVSFFNKWDAENAIQQMGGQWLGGRQIRTNWATRKPPAPKSTYESNAKQLSYDEVVNQSSPSNCTVYCGGVTSGLTEQLMRQTFSPFGQIMEIRVFPDKGYSFVRFNSHESAAHAIVSVNGTTIEGHVVKCYWGKETPDMISPVQQNQIGYPPAYGQWGQWYGNAQIGQYVPNGWQVPAYGMYGQAWNQQGFNQTQSSAAWMGANYGVQPPQGQNGSVITNQTGYRVAGFETP; from the exons ATGGCGACGGGAAAATCGAAAGGATACGGCTTCGTTTCCTTCTTCAATAAATGG GATGCAGAGAATGCGATTCAGCAGATGGGCGGTCAGTGGCTCGGTGGAAGGCAAATCAGAACGAACTGGGCGACAAGAAAACCTCCGGCTCCAAAGAGTACATACGAAT CAAACGCCAAACAACTGTCTTACGACGAGGTGGTCAATCAGTCCAGCCCGAGCAACTGCACCGTGTACTGCGGAGGCGTTACTTCGGGACTGACAG AACAGCTAATGCGCCAGACCTTTTCTCCCTTCGGGCAGATCATGGAAATTCGCGTCTTCCCGGATAAAGGCTACTCCTTCGTACG GTTTAATTCTCACGAGAGCGCGGCGCATGCCATCGTTTCCGTCAACGGAACGACTATAGAAGGACACGTAGTGAAGTGCTACTGGGGCAAGGAGACGCCAGACATGATCAGTCCGGTCCAGCAG AACCAGATCGGCTACCCGCCGGCCTACGGGCAGTGGGGCCAGTGGTACGGCAATGCCCAGATCGGCCAGTACGTGCCCAACGGCTGGCAGGTCCCCGCCTACGGGATGTACGGGCAAGCGTGGAATCAGCAGGGCTTTAA TCAGACGCAGTCTTCGGCGGCGTGGATGGGCGCCAACTACGGCGTGCAGCCGCCGCAGGGGCAGAACGGGAGCGTGATAACCAACCAAACGGGATACCGCGTGGCGGGCTTCGAAACGCCCTGA